In Ornithodoros turicata isolate Travis chromosome 1, ASM3712646v1, whole genome shotgun sequence, the DNA window tgaggaaaacccaggaaaaaccccagacagcacagccggcgccgggattcgaacgcgggtacctcccagtctcgacgtgacatggccagcacgctaaccactgagccacgggagctggtatcgACGCTGTATGTTGTGCAGCCACGTACCACCTTGACCCACAAGGGCATTCATCGAATCGTTCATATTTACACCATCACTATTTTTTGCTGCTTTTCCGGAAGCCGTGAAGCCATCCCACAGTTGGCAATCCGAAGCCGGGCCATGTAGCCGGCCTTCCTTTTGATGCAAATACACTCTGTTGCTTTTTCGTTGAATCAGTCAGTCAATCATCTAATTATCAACAAAAAGAGACACTgcaacaaggtcgtcggggcagtaccgcttgcggtgctgttacGGGAATTATAATGTCAGATGCAGAGATTAGCCGTGTAACTACTATTTGCGATTTGGGGATCACATTTGATTCTAAACTGAAATTCCATGAGCACATAGAATCCGTGCGTTCCTCTGCACTTTGTGTTCTCGGACTACTGACTTATAAATGTAACGTGTATACTCCCGCAGTCTTCATCAAATTGTTTTAGTGCCACGTTTGTCCACGACTAGAATATGCATCAGTTGTTTGGAATGACCTCTCTGCCATGAACACTAAACGTATTGAGGCTATACAGGAAAGAGCACTACATATTGCCCATAACACCTTCCTCAGAAATACTCACGGCTTCCATAAATATGACTATTAAAGATTATCAGCATATTTTAAGCTTCAACCACTGTCATTACGGCGCAGTATTGCTGATGTCATGTTCCTTTACGAATGCATCCACTCTATTATTGATGCTTCCTATCTCCTCAGCCGTATTAACTTTCGTTGTTGTACTGGTGCTATGCGTCATCCACCGTCTTTCTACTTGCGTAGCTTCTGTCTAAATGATCCCCTAACCCGTTGCCAGATGATGCTGAACTCTGTACGCACATCATGTGACGTGTTCTCTACTTCCTACGTGGCATTCAAGCGTGACATTACCTCCTGTGTATCATAGTGTATTATATAGTTTAGTGCGGTCTGGGTACCTGTGTTATCACAGTATTATCATTGTTAGTATTATCATAGTTTAGTGCACTCTGGTTACCGATATAATAGCCTAGCGCATTGTGGCAACCTGTATTCTCTATTGATTCTTTACTATCTATCTATTCTCTATTGATTTTCTATTCTGTCCTCTTTTACTTACTGATTGATACCTGTACTGTCACGATTTCATTTAACTTCATTAATTCACTCAGTGTTTTTGCGAATACTCACTGTTTTGTATTATACTGTGGTGTACGGTGTTACGgtattgtgttgtgttgttgtaCAGTGCGCGTTTTGGATGTATTTGCGGTATTTGCACTGTATGGTAACTGCTGTTTCTCTGCCTCTCTTTATGTGCACCAGCATCAAGGCCCTTGTGGCTGTTCTTGAGCACGAATGAATCAATAAATCAATTATTATCAATTATGATCTTTTCTTAGATCTTTGTCGCTGAGTAGGACTCGATTTGAGTTTGTCGCACCCACCCCACCTCAGAAAGTATGTCTCCTCCATGCGGCGCCTGCGTGAGTCCTACCCTGGTGAACGCATTTCTACGTGCTCTGTGAAGCGCCTGTACAAGTCCCTCTTGGAGCTGCTCCCCATGCCTCCGGCGGCTGCGGGCGTTAGTGTGCCCAGGTAGGTTGCTGGGTGTCCTGTCACCGCAGGCTGGTTGGACGCACCTCGGGCTAGCCTACAATGGCGCGTGGCACACGGCGTCTTACCGCTTCGGGATCGTCTGTCTCGGTTCGGAATCGCCACTCCTTTAtgtccattctgtgcttgtcacCAGACTGCAGAGCGCGCGTTTCATCACTGTCTTGTGCGCAATACGCtgtggcacagagttgaggGCCTGTTCGGCGTGCCCCGGATTCGGTGGAGTGTCATTCAAATGCTCTTCCAGCATCGCGACAGGAAAAGCTCCTTCTTCTGGCAGTCGAGATCAactaccaggtgtggatttctcgATGCATTGCAGCccgcccggcgtcgggaacttggcgcccccatcgcccggcagcagccgcagtagccctcTCCTGCATTCACGGTTTGGttgccgcaggagggagacccctacgtatagctgtgcgtggctttcccgtgtctggggaaagggggatcctggcagttgagtggactcggaggttggtttggacccttcggggcccctccgggaaagcaacacaccgctttggcccctgcttcccatagtcgggtggtcctggaaggcccggccaggactattcagctagtcgccatctcgcttttcgtcactttttctttcttcttctctcctTCTATCATTCCtgcttttcaccttctttggcggcaagggtcaacctagggcagtcttttcactctccagaagctgcactcgGGTATAGTGTAGAGGTAAGTGTTGGCGCGCGGGGCGTGCCCCCttgttgggctcgatggtgggtgACACGCCTGCTATACACTGAAACAGTACTTTCCTTTTATGAATTCTGAGAATTATAAACATCAAGATCGCGCCGCAAGCTGCACCGCACCGATGCACAGCCAACCCAGATACTAGACTTCACTCCAgaaccttggtttgccaagTTTCTTATTATCCACGGAGAAGACAATACGAAGCCTTTGACCAAAATATCACCGTTTGTCGTTGCTAGGGACCTTGAGAAAATCATTGGAAAATCCTACACAGCAAAGAAACTGCCGACAGGAGACATACAAATCGAAGTACAAACGAAACTGCAAAGCATCACACTACTCTCCATCAATAGAATCAGCGATGTGTCAGTTACGATTTCCGAACATAGGACACTCAACATCATAAAGGGCGTAATATCACAACATCAGCTTCTCGACTGTTCTAACTCTGAGGTCGAGGAAGGCCTGAAAGATCAGGGTGTAGTAAAAACGCAGCGGATTGTAATTCGCCGAGACGGCAAAGAAATCCCGACCAAACATATCGTACTTTCCTTTCAGCTGCACAAACTTCCGACAGACATCAAAGCAGGATATATCAACTGCCCCGTGCGACCTTGCGTTCCTAACCCACGTCGTTGCTTTAAGTGCCAACGTTTTGGGCACGGATCGCAGGTCTGCCGGGGACGCACTACCTGCCCAAAGTGTGCCGATACAGATCAAAATCATACAGCAAAAACCTGTCAGAATAAGATTAAATGTGCAAACTGCAGTGGCAATCACCCAGTCTATTCACGGTCCTGCCCTCAGTGGCAACAAGAAAAAGACATCCTGAGGATTAAAGCAACTGAAAACATCACatacaaagaagcaaaaacaaaatttGAGTTTGCCAAAAAAGGCGGTTATGCGGcggtggtgcgtaggggagcGACGCCACCGTCGAAATCCGTAGAGACCCAGACGTCTGGGTCTTTACTCCAAGCTCCTCAAACACAACAACAGCCTGCGGAGACTTTCCCTCCGTTGGCTCCGGCTGCTCAGATGGGCAGCCTGGAAATCGTGACCACAACCTCTGCAGAGGTTGATGGTGTACTCTCAGTCtgggatgggctcactgggagttcagtccagacagacacacacaacatggagctcgatgatgatgactgcatgtcgcagaaatcatcgtcaagtCTCCCCAGTTCATCTAACCCACGTGCTCCTTCCCAAAAGAAGgagcaaaaagagaaacaaggagGCCGAGGTAGGGGCAAGTCCCAAGATAAACAGAAATTACCCCCACCAAGGGTTGTACCTCCTTAATACACACAATGGCCAGTCTCCCTTTGTTCTTGTTAATTCACACTTTCATTATGGGGcaagtattccttcagtggaactgtcgaggccttcACACTAACATAGATGATATACATGACCTGTTTGAAAAGTACAGTGCCATCTGCTTCTGCTTACAAGAAACATACTCACACGAAGAAAATTATAATCCTTTCCGCAGACATAATATTTTTAGGAAGGACCGTACAACTGGAGCtcgtgcatctggcggagtgGCTGTGGTCCTCCCGCAGAGTATAGCTGCAAGACAACTTCCGCTTGTcacagacttggaggcagttGCCATTCAAGTCTGCCTTGAcactgtcttgacagtgtgttcaTTATACTTGCCACCATCATCATTGATAGAACAAAGAGAACTTGAAAAGCTATGCGATCAACTTCCTCAGCCCTACATCATCTCAGGCGACTTTAACGCTCAcaatcccttgtggggcagcTCAAAACTAGATAGacgggggaaaatgttggagcGGGTTCTTCTGTCAATGCCATTATGTCTCCTAAATTCAGGGTTAGCAACATACGCAAATTCTTCAACGCAAAGTTTCTCTTCTTTAGAcatttcgctgtgcagtcctGCACTTTTTTCACGTCTGGAGTGGACAGTTGAACAAAACCCTCGtggtagtgaccactttcctatCATTATAAAATTTCGTGGTCCAACAAATTCTTTAAGGTCACGACCTCCACGATGGAAACTTTCTGAGGCAGACTGGAACTTGTTTCAGACAGAAGCCAACGTCGTATCATTATCTTTTGAGGATACTTGCATTGAAGAAGCGAATAATGTTATAACAAATGCAATAATAAATGCTGCTTTGAAATCTGTGCCACAGTCATCTGGCcgtctccccaagcgtcccaaaccttggtggacaaaCGATTGTGGGAAAACACGCAAAGAGCAGAACAGAGCTTGGGGTATCTTTCGCAGATACCCCACTCCAGAGAACCTCCTTGCATTTAAAAGAGCACCTGCGAAAgccaaatggacgagaaagcagGCCAAGCGCTCTTCGTGGTGCAGTTTTATCTCCTCCTTAACACACACCACTCCATCAAAGGCCGTTTGGGATAGATttcggaaaattaaaggagatTATACAGGCTTTTCTATCCCCTTACTTCAAGTAAATGGGGCCCCATGTCAGAACTTGGGCGAGCAGGCTGACCTCCTCGGTCAGCATTTTCATAACATATCGAGTTATTTTCATTACAGCAAGGATTTCCTCTCTACAAAGCAACAAGCTGAAAAACAAGCCATTCCAGTCACAGGTGGTGAGAACGTTCCATATAACAAGCCCTTTACCATGGTAGAGCTCCTGAGAGCACTGTCTTCAGTAAAGGTCAGTGCCCCGGGGCCAGACCGCATTGCATATTCTATGCTCACTCACCTGTCAAGTGAATCTAAAGAATCTAAAGAAGTTTTTTAATAATGTCTGGGAAAAGGGCCAAATGCCATCAACATGGAAGGTAGCAACGGTCATCCCCTTCCTGAAGCCTGGGAAGGATGCTTCAAACCCAACCAGTTACCGACCTATTGCACTGACAAGGTGTCTGGGAAAAACTTTCGAGAGGATAGTTAACAACCGACTGATGTACTATCTTGAGGTTAATAACTGTCTTAATAATAACCAGTGTGGTTTTCGAAATGCACGGTCGACAGCAGACCACCTCATCCGGTTGGAATCCACTATTCGAGAGGCCTTTGTTAGAGGAAATCACTATCCGTCTGTTTTCTTTGACTTAGAAAAGGCCTACGATActgcttggcggtatggtatcgtcCGAGACCTTTACTCATTAGGAGTACGGGGCCGACTTCTCAGTTGCATAACCAACTTTTTACAAGGTAGGACCTTCaagtccgtattcaccaacttacttaaactattggtttagtgacgtcggtttaaatcaatcacgtgagactttcgttcgccaatcctggatcaccaccccatgctctaccacctgctgctgtgaagcctatggcggcgcacatagcgagcttcctgcacagcgcatgcgtatttcaCCAGAGTCTGCCACAAGCGATGGtggccggtaggcctaatccccggttcacgaggaatttttcatcaaatcttgggtaagtttcgattaatatagttactagaagcgcccaggagacagatttgatcacaatgggacgaatatttgcctcaaatgttccatttcgatcatccacccaagctacttaaactggtggtttaagccccatgcatttgaatgggacgtattttaaactaggggaggggctagtttaacaTCGGCCTAAGTATACGTTGCAACTACTGTGGAcgtgtgtgttgaaaaaactatcgtaggttggttgcggtaggtgatgttgcactaattcgaagttaactggtaaaaattaagcagaatcgttttaaatgcgcggttagtaaacaaaaacggcgtaacgcttgaccgggggtacgaaatgcgactgttgtttttagaaggcgctattgcgaacttttgcatgacaaacgtaaaaagcaccgtcaaagtgtggtcaaagagagtgacatcgacatgtgccactggacaaaatccatataccaatccaagggaccgagagagcgtgcggatggccgaacgtcaatgtgcatcttcaaaaacaaagcataagtagtgctggcgcttattatgagcgtcatctcctgtgatacacactgtaagcacccctgtcattgtacagtaagagcaataacgtgctagatgtttgttgcgagccccgatggagaaattgggggcgttatccactggcatgcttatcaaccatcccagtatctatcatctcttcgcagggtgtctaatctccagagacatctaacagtgcaataggactgatcataaagtgcataagcgtcttgcggctgttgtgtgggtactatcaaggcatggagatattgcatgttgttgcactacactgaacacgaaatctgagcagattttacgttccccgattatgaaaataccggagcaaaagctaaggaggtccccatttcccctggattcacatgccagcatagatgaaactgaaatgtgtgttttacttatttcagcatgccacagcagaacagaccaataaaaatatgttattcaggtatcgtgttgccactgctacattagaaaacattcaaagggacagctgcttacttctataTTGATTTGTCATttggtaacagtagatgtgcttttgtagggctgcttctgcaaaagacactacacagcaatgtgctaaaggtggctgcaaaccttttggaagcatcattactattgcaggtacataactatgaccaatcactgacagcttttctgcattgtataagcacatatattctggagatcctctcttgaaaatttctgctatggactcattcatcacaacaactttgtattcgtgagctttttgtttatattcagacaataaaggctattacgtagttccacaaggatgacttttttcatagaagcgtgcactctggatatcctgctcaattagttgtcaaggtcacatgagaacataagtgagcaatggcgcacaaggaaaaaaaaaaaatccttgctacattccacatgctgactccaccaatatatctgaggtgtcgtactgcagtacgtttgaattgcacaggaataaagggcactgtgtacagaaactttgaagctctcttgctcccattgaactgcacttaaagttgaaaattagatcaactgcaattactgcatatagcaccttccagatgaatatataacaaaacataggctacagactcatcaatagatagtattgacaattataataggagtcagctggttcatgcaacatcaaaatggaaatgtcgtTCCCCCATGCTGCAGCATGAGTGCATGGAtaaattgtacatggccacatgacagttgtcaactacttaaaagaaagttagcttgcgttgacatgggtacagatttgtccagccactgcagccgtttatatccacactgagcacacgagcacatggaagaatatgcacccatgttaacagtagctatcgttcttttacgttactGACAGCTGACGTATGGCCGCATAGTATATTTctgtgctcatgtgttcagtgtggatatagacgtcagtagtaaagcagggtaaacaagcacccatgttacactagctctcctccttttacgtcgttgatagctgtcatatggccac includes these proteins:
- the LOC135367290 gene encoding uncharacterized protein LOC135367290, whose product is MRRLRESYPGERISTCSVKRLYKSLLELLPMPPAAAGVSVPRSRRKLHRTDAQPTQILDFTPEPWFAKFLIIHGEDNTKPLTKISPFVVARDLEKIIGKSYTAKKLPTGDIQIEVQTKLQSITLLSINRISDVSVTISEHRTLNIIKGVISQHQLLDCSNSEVEEGLKDQGVVKTQRIVIRRDGKEIPTKHIVLSFQLHKLPTDIKAGYINCPVRPCVPNPRRCFKCQRFGHGSQVCRGRTTCPKCADTDQNHTAKTCQNKIKCANCSGNHPVYSRSCPQWQQEKDILRIKATENITYKEAKTKFEFAKKGGYAAVVRRGATPPSKSVETQTSGSLLQAPQTQQQPAETFPPLAPAAQMGSLEIVTTTSAEVDGVLSVWDGLTGSSVQTDTHNMELDDDDCMSQKSSSSLPSSSNPRAPSQKKEQKEKQGGRGRGKSQDKQKLPPPRVVPP